Within the Corynebacterium tuberculostearicum genome, the region CGTCGGCAAGCTGGGCGAAACCATAGGCCAGGCCAAGGGCTAGAGAGCCCAAAATATTCGCCACGAAAGTGCAGTAGCGGGCGGGGACAAGCCGGGTAAAGCCATAGCGCAGGCTGCCGCCGATGAAGCCGCCGATAAGGACGCAGAGAAGATTCATCGCAGCTTGTCACCTGCCAAGTAGCCGCCCACGCAGCCAACGATGGTGGCTAGGACATAGGCCAGGGCGACGGCCCAATGGGCCTCGGAGGTTAGGAAAGCGAAGGTAGCGAAGCTGGTGAAACCGCCGAGCACGCCGGTGCCCCAAAAGGGGCCGGGGCGGAAGTAGCCCATGAGGACACTGCCGAGGATATTGATAAGGAGCAGCGGGAGCATGCCGCCGCCGAGCGCGGCGGAGAGGAGGTACCTGGCTACCGCGCCGAGCGCAGCGCCAGCACCCACGACGAGGAACTGAGGCATGCGGCCTATGTTACTTCCAGTCCATCCCCTGGGACTCTACGAACGCGCGCACCTCATCGACTGGCTTATTGAGCTTGGGGTCAAAGGCTAGGTAGGCCTTGGTCTCGCGGGCCACGAGGCCGGAGAGCAGGAGCAGGCCAATGAGGTTCGGGATGGCGATGAGGCCATTGGCCAGGTCCGAGAAGGTCCAAGCGAGCTCGAGCTCCGAGACGGAGCCGACGAAGAGGAGGCAGGCGAAAAACATGCGGTAGGGGAT harbors:
- a CDS encoding fluoride efflux transporter family protein encodes the protein MPQFLVVGAGAALGAVARYLLSAALGGGMLPLLLINILGSVLMGYFRPGPFWGTGVLGGFTSFATFAFLTSEAHWAVALAYVLATIVGCVGGYLAGDKLR